The Lates calcarifer isolate ASB-BC8 linkage group LG11, TLL_Latcal_v3, whole genome shotgun sequence genomic sequence GGCTGTAGGGTGGCCTGCTTCACCAGCATCTGTCTGGTTTCTTCCAACCTGCCCTGCAGCACGTAACTCACCACCTGCACAGCACAGACgcaaagaaaacagagatttacactgagctctacgtcagagaaaatgcaaatgaagagggaaatgtgtctgtctggtgATACTAGGAGAGAGAACATCTCTGCTCAAAATCAGCACCACATCTTGCACCAGTCATTAAAAGTAGAACTgggtgtctctgtgtgtgtgtgtgcatggcaaGTTTTAAAGACATGACTGTGTTCATGTTGCTGCACCTACCACATCCCAGTAGTCGTGGTGCTCAGCAGGGCTCTCACTTTGCAGCACATCTCTGGCCTTCTCATCCACATCGGCCTTGTGTAACCTTACCCAGTCCAGAAGGTGGAGCAACAGGGAACCCGctgaggagacaaacacacacacacagctcatttgtttgtttgggttctTTCCTAATCTCAAAGTCAAGTAATACAATGTATTACAAAAATAAAGGCGGGAGATTaactacaagaaaaaaatcaaactctAACCAGGGGCTGCGTCGATAAACAGAACTTCACACAGATTCCAGATCAGCTCTATGGCCAACAGAATGGACACctgtgacaaaacaaaacagaggctGGGGTTAGGACAGCATCTAAAGACTAAATAAGCCAAAAGTtgatttgaattttttaaaaatgagtatGTATGTGCATTAATTGTCACTTTTACTAACTCTAGCTCACAAGTGAGTGTCTctgttttcaaataaaatgttctttgttttcataaatTACTGGCATGCAACAGAATTGTGTCTTATTATACCGCAACAATACCATTCTACTAAAAGTTGAATGAACAAATGTTGAACAAACGTTGCCTCTACTTGAAACCTGAAATACACATATGGTATTGTGTATGTGCATTAGTCTGCTCTccaaaaatgaatgtaatgtctTTGCATGTTGCagcacagatatacacacaataGCAGAACACACCTGATTTCCATACTGCGTGGCCATTTGAGCATCTTTTGTAGAAACTgtagaaaagacaaaaaggtcAATTTGACTATCCCTGTGAAATCacactgaagacaaaaacaacaaaattaaattgCAAAACTCTGACCTGCAACCTGTTGAAGTTCTTCCATACAGGCTCGTATCACAGATCTGTAGTTTTTACTGATGCTGACAAATCTAAGAGGTAGACATATATATAGAGACATTTATCATTCCTCAATCATTTAAGTAAGTGCTTCATCTGCCTTTTGTAATAGGATTTATGTCACTGGAAACCGATGCAGTGACATGGAAAAGATGGGAGGACTTACTGGGGTTTTTTGTTCTTGCTGGGAAGGTCCTCTCTAATCGTCTGCAGACCAACAAAGATGTGATGTGACTCATTGAAGAGTTTGCGTAAAATAGGGGAATAGATGTCTTCGTCTTTCCTGACTTCATGGATGAAGGAGCAACCTGACCCTTTAGCACCTGAAAACACAGGGTGGGAAGGATGAAAGACAGAAACTAACATCTGGTAAAATAGAGGGGCGAGGATATGAAAACATAGAAAGGGAGCTTGTGTTAATATTGACAAATACCTTTTGCTTTATAAAGGGTCTCATACACAAGGATATCACCAGGACCCCACGCAAATCCCAAATGCTTCCCATCACTGGCTGCAGGAAtattctgcatttaaaaaagaaagacattgtAAATATCTAATGAAAGAGGGGATGGAAAGATTTCAGGTAAATACTGGCTAAATTTAATTATTGCTGGTAGCTTTTTTACAGTATTATCTTTAGTCAAGCAAAATCCTCTACCTCTTATTACACTGAATTTTACTTAGACCCTTTTAATATTCTGTAACAAGTCCTGTAGAATTGTATCTTTTATGCTCTTATGCTTCACATGTGTCAAGACAATCGTATCTTTGATGTTACTCTTAATGTTTGCAACAGACGTTaagtgattttgtgtttgttcaactTAGATAAGTTGACAGGTTGCTGCGTTGcagttagcttgttagcattgCTACTCAGTGgcagtaaagagagaaaaataaggTATAGCGGTAACTCACAGTGACGGCCGGTTCGACGTCTACCTCCTCCATCAGGGAACAATGCTATcaacaatgtaaaatataaaatgactgGCTTTTCAGCTATAAAATGTTCATGCCATGAACTACAGGCGCGGTGCTGCTTACGCGCCTCAGTCATTCAGTCAAAAGTCCTTACGGCGCAGTTGTCATGACGTCACGAATGGTGCTGCCCGTCCTCCTGCCTGTTCTCTTATCCGCTGTGTTTGCCTCATGGTCTCTCCCCAACAGACATGTAGATAACTGAAAAATACActattaataaaaatgttaacaCGGATAATCAGAAATCCTGAAGGTCTGGAGAACCAGGTCCACATACCAGATggaagaaataaataatcaaaatatgAGAATTGTTTTTCTGACATCCAAATGTGAAGAAATCACACAAATATTCTCACTGGAATCTGTTAAGACTCAGTCTTGTACGAACACATACTTTCTTCATGTAAAAGTATTCGTTTAATATAGTTTTAGTGCATCTTCATCATcaggcagaaaaacaagatggcCGCTGGGATTTAAAGGGttaaaagaaggaaagaaagaaaaaagaccaTAAAGTGCAAGTACAACATTCCCAGTACGCGTAATGTACTGTATGGTGATGATGACTGATCCATGCAGCATTAATCAGAAATCAGCACGGTGGTCAGGTGCGTGTTGTGGGATAACTGCCCCTCTAAACCtgacaacaaaaagcaaaacatcgctgtgcgcgtgcatgtgttCCTCGGTGCCTCTTTAACGCGCATTGAGACTCTCCCGCCCATGCACAGATTGCGCTTTCAACCTCGTGACTACCTACAGCCATTCAGCGCCCAGTGCAGTGGACGCGCAGTGGCACATGGCCGCGCACGTTCGGTTCGAAATTTTTAAACGGGGACGAGTACGTGCGCGTACCCGTATTCTTTGTGTGGCAGCGTAGAGAAGCGCCAAAAGAGTGACCATGGCTGATGAAAAACCAAAGGTGAGTGTTTCCACATTGTGTCACAGTATCCCTTTATTTCACCGGATTTGTGGCACAGGAGGTCATAGAAAAAAACGGACATTTCCAAGCCTTTTGTTCCACCTTGTTAAAGTTGAGAGCTAAAATTCAACTACTAGCTATCCCTACTTTGATAGACCGGAAGGTTTGTGAACGCGCATCCACAGGCGCGCAGATCGCTCTTTGCTTGATAACACTCAGCCAACCAGCTGGTGTCATCCTCAGTGCATGACTCAATTTaccaacgtgtgtgtgtttttgttaatttgtctAACTTGGAGAAACTTTGTGCACTCAATAGCGGCATACCTGTGAGAACTGGTCCCTCTAAAACTGCAGTATTCTCTTTTTACCTTTATTTGCTGATATCAGGCTGTGGCTTGTATTGATCTGATCTTGCAGACGCTGAAACAGGATgtaaacaaaaggaaaatgctGCGGGAAAGTCGTTTTAGAAACCGTTTAGGTATACCTGAACCTCATGGGGATATTTGTTTTTGCGgttaattaattatttcacattttgaatCATGTTAATGTAAAAATCTTGTATATCCAATATTATCTGCAACTTTGTCAGCAATGGCTTATAAGTCAATGAGAGGCAGTAAAGGGATATGTGCTCTGGTCAAAACTCGTCAAAAGTCGTCAGTTCGTTACCTAGTTAAGATTTATCCATTCATGAAGGTTTCAATATTCAGTTTTTGctgaaaatgtgttaatgaaGTGTTGATGCAGTCTGCAGTGCTTTTGAATTGTACTGCACTGTGTTGACAGGGgtgttcctattattttgtTGCCCCCATTCAAATCAGTGAGAGTAGGCTAAAGAAAAGACATACTTCTTTGTATAACACAGGACAgctcaacagcagcacaaattgCAGTGAGtcaactgctttttaaaaatgtttcaacaaaaacttaaaTTGCAGCACCTCTATCACAGTATCTGGTTTATTATAATGGAGAGAAACATGCAGTTCTTCATATCTGCTGTAACCAGCGTGGTATTTTTGGTTGTTAAAATGAACTAACATTAGAGCTTGCAGATCATTATTTTGTTGATGAACTAAACTGATGAATCAGTATTCCTGCTCTGGTCCCCTTCACGTCTTTGTTAATGgttcttttccctctctgtctctgtccctcagGAAGGAgtcaagacagaaaacaatgaacACATAAACCTGAAGGTAGCAGGTCAGGATGGATCTGTAGTGCAGTTTAAGATCAAAAGACACACGCCGCTCATCAAACTCATGAAGGCCTACTGCGAGAGACAGGTGGGCATGGCACAATATCAGCAAACAACAGCCGTCACTGATTGTGAACATTCAGGATGATGTGCATTTCCTAAACCAGCAGCTCCCAGACTAGGGAGTTACAGAGCTATTCCAGAGGGTGTGCTAAAGATGTACAGaccattttcacagcagacattttgacttgttgaACGCAGGTCTAATAATTTACATATtacattgcattgcattgcaaTTACGCAACATGCTATTTGACTACCCTTTATCTATAGTGAAGTGAAAAATCCAAAGGATAGCTTTGATATTCTCCTTCACTTGTGTGCTTGTTGTGATATTTACTTTCAGCCCTTAAGGAAAATGttaacaaagtaaaatattttccagtCTCCTTTTCATTTGTTATTAATCTGTTGATATGTACTTTTTAAGGTGAGTGTATCaaccaccactgagagtcaaaTGTTTTGTTCTAGATCAGTTGGAAATTCTCTGAATTAGCCTTTAATGGAGCTTTAGTTTTAAGACTGCATTGCACTGTTTAGGTAGGAGCTGCTTCCTTTAGCTTTTTAGTCATTTTGGAGTGGATGAAAAGGTGCAGCACCTCAGTATTACTCACATCTACTTCATTTAATACATCCACTTGAATATTGGATTTTAGGAGCAGTATGTTGGGTAAGTGACACCCACAGTCCCTCTTGTAAATTTGAATCAAAACTCCTGCTGCCTCTTAATTTGCCTTTTCACTGCATGCTTTTGATTTGCCAAAAAAGCATAgatgttactaataacatttaacatttaaatgtccCAGCGAGACCAGCATTTTTCAGGCACTGGAACTGGCACATCTGAATGTAATGCAGCTATTATTaaagttattaattacacccaggcttttcctgctatgacatgtcaaaatgtctgccaatAAAAAGGGCCTATTAGAGTGGAATATTTTTAACATAGCAGAGACCTTGTAGGCCTACATATTTATCAAAGAACAGCATTTACTCAGGTAGTCTCCTTCCAACTGCAGACCAAGGCTTACAAGAGCTATGTTGCTAAGTTATGCTGCCTTTACATCATATGGAAATAATTATTGGAATTACTTGATGGTTCAGAGCAACAGCTTTGAAGTATGCacatgtttgtcttgtttgaAGACAAAAAAGGCTGTGATGAAAGTAATCATTTTCAGCCTTTTCACACCAGCGCGTGCACTTAGTGACTGGTaattgctgcttttgttttacgGCGTTCTAAATGAAGCACAGTTAACCTCAAGAAAACAAGTAGTTTTATCAGGGCAATTTAAAAGTCCCACTTACCATATAAattatgtggtcaaaatgtgttaactgtgtttatttaacatGAAGACTGACTGCAGACATTGATATAGTTCAGTATGTTAAAAGAGGTTAAGATCTACCTGAGCCTCTCATACTGGAGTTATATCCAACTATATCCAAATCTAAAGACATAGCAGAATGTTAAAAGTTCAAACATAAAAGCCAGATGACATTCATTAAAAAGTAATTCATCGTTTTCTCTGAAAGAGTTATTGTTCATAGTTTACTGGCTATGATCCAGCTCTGCTCTACAGCTCTTCTCTCCCTGCTAGAACATAGTAAGGTCCACAGGGTCAATGCAGATCTTCCCTCAGCAGCTTACTGCTTTACCTCTCGCTCATCTCCTAAACTAAACTGCCTTATCTACATCTGAGATATGTTAATCACAAAAGATATCCCATCTTTTCTGTCAGCAGATCTGAATCACTTTTGAAGTTGCCCTTCATCAGAGTACTTGCTATAATGGCATGCAGGAATGCTGACTTCTTCTTATGACTTATTCTAATGAGTTAACACTGAAATTGTTGCCAGTTCAGTTCTGAAAATTGTAGTCTTGGTTGCAACTGTGATCGAATGACTACAGAAACAATCCTGAGATTTGACAATAACTTTTACATTCTGAAATATCTATACCTAAAAGTCAAGAGGAAAATATCTTATAAAACACAGCCTCTGACTTTCCTCTTTATTTGAAAGTCAAATGAGAGTTCAACATTATGGAAGACTGAAAGCTCAATCCCAATATTGTCTATTCCTTGGAATGCCAGCAGGACAGACATATTTGTTATGCAGCtcatttttaaaactgcagtgaaaaccAGATGTTTTTTATCATCcctttatttttgttgcactgCAAAAGACAGTGTAActtatgatgttttcatgatcCTCAAATTTCAGCAGACATACCTGAAACACGACATGCATACACAATTTAAAATAGTCTACTGTATATTATTTTCTTAGCTTTTGCAATAATATATCAAATATATCTCTATATATAAAATACTGGAGCTGTATCTAACAGATGACTTTAAAGAACACAATAAATCCcaactaacttttttttttaattttattttaatattttattttatttcatttttaaatttgcatTTCTGCAGCAAGTGGAATTTTTTTggaatttcttttctttgtgttgccCTAAACATTActgttatttaattttctgttctgatatgtttttaaactttttagtTAGTATAGTCAGAGACAAAACTCAGTGATGGCagtgaatatatatttttgttgatGAAATCATGTAGTCGGTCACTGTTCGAGCGTAAACTTGCAGGATCTTCACCTATCCTTTCTGTTTAGGCCCTTTTACATCAGCCTTTGAAAGTGCATACTACATTCACTGTAAAATGTCACCATCCAATATCAAGTAGCAGTCACAGCTGCTGACATCAT encodes the following:
- the LOC108880226 gene encoding small ubiquitin-related modifier 2 — its product is MADEKPKEGVKTENNEHINLKVAGQDGSVVQFKIKRHTPLIKLMKAYCERQGLSMRQIRFRFDGQPINETDTPAQLEMEDEDTIDVFQQQTGGLI